CGTCACGCTGGCCGGGCGCCCGTAGTCGAACAGTTCGTTGAGCGCTGCGCGAATGGTGCGCCCGCTCATCAGCACGTCATCGATCAGCACCAGGTGCTGGCCTTCGACTTCGAACGGCAGCTCCGAGGGCCGTACTTGCGGGTGCAGGCCGTTCTGGCTGAAGTCGTCGCGGTAGAAAGAGACGTCCAGAGTGCCCAGCGGGCTGCTGTCGGCCATCTCTGCCTGCAGGGCCTGGGCTACCCAGACGCCGCCGGTGCGGATGCCGATGAAGCGCGGCTCGGTGATGCCCCGGCGGGCCAGATGGGCGCGAAGGTCGACAGCCATCTGCCGGATCAGGTCGGCGGGATTGGGTAGGCTCATTGCGTGTCTCCTGGAGGGCGCCGGGCGGGCCCATTGGTGAGGCGGAAAGTTCAGGTGTTGGCCTCCAGCCAGCCTTGCAGCAGCAGGGCGGCGGCGATGGCATCGACCGGGTTGTCGCGGTAGCTGCCACGCTGGCCTCCACGGGCCAGGCGTTCGCCCTTGGCCTCGAAGGTGGTCAGGCGCTCGTCATGGGTATGCACTGGCAGGTTGAAACGGCCGTTGAGGCGGCGGGCGAATTTTTCGGCGCGGGCGCTCATTTCGCTGGGCGTGCCGTCCATGTTCAGGGGCAGGCCGACGACGATCGCGTCGGGCTTCCACTCATTGATCAGCTTTTCCACCTGGGCCCAGTCCGGCACACCGTTCTGTGCCTTAAGCGTGCACAGTTCACGGGCCTGGCCGGTAATCACCTGGCCGACGGCCACACCGATCTGTTTGCTGCCGTAGTCGAAACCCAGCAGCAGGCGTAGTTCGGCCATCAGGCGTGACCTGCCTGGCTGGTGAGCAGGCTGAGGTTGATGCCCAGGCTGGCTGCCGCGGCCTCCAGCCGTTGGTCGCTGGCCAGGCCGAAGATGATTTGCGGGTCGAACGGGCAGTTGAGCCAGGCGTTGTCGGCCAGTTCCGCTTCGAGCTGGCCTGCTTCCCAGCCGGCGTAGCCCAGGGTGATCAGGCTTTTCTCTGGGCCCACGCCTTCGGCGATGGCGAACAGCACGTCCTGCGAGGTCGATAGCGACAGGCCCTGTAGCTCGACGGTGGCCTGGTAGCTGCATTCATTGGTGTGCAGCACGAAACCGCGGTCGGTCTGCACCGGCCCGCCCTGGTAGATCGGCACCTGCAGGGTGCTGGCGGGAGGCTCCTCGTCCGGGCGCAACTGCTCGAGAATATCGGCCAGGTTCAGCTCCTGGGGGCGGTTGACCACCAGGCCCATGGCGCCATTGGCGTTGTGCTCGACGATGTACGTGAGGGTCTGGGCGAAGTTCGGATCGGCCATGTGCGGCATGGCGATCAGGAACTGATGCTTGAGATAGCTCGGGGCGAGGGTTTTCATGGGGGATAGTGTGGCGCCAGGTGGCGAGGCTGACAAGGTGGTTTGTGGCGGCTGTCATGCGCATGTCGGGAGGCTTTTTAGCGCCTTTGAGATCGAGCGCCGCCGGCGCGGCGCATTGCGGATAAATCCGCTCCTACATTTGTTGCAACGTGCCTATGCCTGATAGGCCATGGTTGCCAGCCTTGTTGGCTCGACGCGATTTTTTGGTTGGCGCCAATGCCAACACTGATTTATCGACGGGCGCCAAAAGGCGGACAACCATGGCCTGACAGACAGCGGCACGTTGCAACGAATGTAGGAGCGGATTTATCCGCGATGCGCCGCGCGGGCGGCGCTCGATTTCATGACCGCCAGAAAAACATCGCCGAGCCCATCAATTACTCGACAACCGATCCCCGCGGGCAAACCGCCAGGTCCGGATGATCTCCAGCCGGTCGAACTCCGCCAGGTCCCCGGTAAACGGTGCAAACGGCGCCGCCAGCCGCACGATGCGCTGCGCCGCCTGGTCCAGCACCGGCTGCCCGGATGACTCCAACACCAGCACCTCGTACAGCGAGCCATCGCGGTTGATCGACACCATCATCCGCAAGTTGCCGTAGATCTGCTGCCGGCGCGCCTCGTCGGGGTAGTTGAGGTTACCCACCCGCTCGACCTTCTTGCGCCACTCTTCCTTGTACCAGGCACCCTTGTCGCGCATGGTCGAGGCAGCGTTCAGGCGATGGATGCGAGGCCGCTTGGCGTACATCTGCTGTTCGTTGGACAGCTCGGCTTCAAGGCTGGCGATCTGGCTCGACAGCTGCGAGCTGTCGAAGTCCGGCGTGGCGGCTGCAGGCTTGGGCTGTGGCTTGCTTTCTTTGGGCTTGGGCTCGACCTTCTGTGGCTTGGGCGCCTTGGTGACCACGGCGGATTTCTCCGGCGTTGGCGGCACTTCGGGCTTGGCCGCGGGCGGCGGGGTGATCTTGTTGATCTTGCTGTCCTGGAACGGCGCGACCTCGGTGGTCTTGGGCACCGCCTTCTTTTCCAGCGTGCCGCTGCCCTGCTGGTTGTCCTGGGCCTGGAAATCGGCCTTCTCGGGCGCTTTCTCGCTCTTGAAGGTGGCCAGGGTGATATCCATGGTCTGGCGGATTTCAGCCGGTTTGACCACGGTAAAGCCCACGCCAAGGATCAGCGCCAGGTGCACCAGTGCAGCCAGGAACAGGGTAAAGCCGAGCCGGTCCAGCGGGCGAACGCGGGGTGGCA
The Pseudomonas sp. KU43P genome window above contains:
- the pyrR gene encoding bifunctional pyr operon transcriptional regulator/uracil phosphoribosyltransferase PyrR codes for the protein MSLPNPADLIRQMAVDLRAHLARRGITEPRFIGIRTGGVWVAQALQAEMADSSPLGTLDVSFYRDDFSQNGLHPQVRPSELPFEVEGQHLVLIDDVLMSGRTIRAALNELFDYGRPASVTLVCLLDLDAGELPIRPNVLGATLSLAAHERVKLTGPAPLALERQDLATASAL
- a CDS encoding YqgE/AlgH family protein: MKTLAPSYLKHQFLIAMPHMADPNFAQTLTYIVEHNANGAMGLVVNRPQELNLADILEQLRPDEEPPASTLQVPIYQGGPVQTDRGFVLHTNECSYQATVELQGLSLSTSQDVLFAIAEGVGPEKSLITLGYAGWEAGQLEAELADNAWLNCPFDPQIIFGLASDQRLEAAAASLGINLSLLTSQAGHA
- the ruvX gene encoding Holliday junction resolvase RuvX, which gives rise to MAELRLLLGFDYGSKQIGVAVGQVITGQARELCTLKAQNGVPDWAQVEKLINEWKPDAIVVGLPLNMDGTPSEMSARAEKFARRLNGRFNLPVHTHDERLTTFEAKGERLARGGQRGSYRDNPVDAIAAALLLQGWLEANT
- a CDS encoding energy transducer TonB, whose product is MTLPADIPADLLPPRVRPLDRLGFTLFLAALVHLALILGVGFTVVKPAEIRQTMDITLATFKSEKAPEKADFQAQDNQQGSGTLEKKAVPKTTEVAPFQDSKINKITPPPAAKPEVPPTPEKSAVVTKAPKPQKVEPKPKESKPQPKPAAATPDFDSSQLSSQIASLEAELSNEQQMYAKRPRIHRLNAASTMRDKGAWYKEEWRKKVERVGNLNYPDEARRQQIYGNLRMMVSINRDGSLYEVLVLESSGQPVLDQAAQRIVRLAAPFAPFTGDLAEFDRLEIIRTWRFARGDRLSSN